The stretch of DNA TATCTAAAAATTAAAAAACATGATTGTGTTTATACAAACAATTCTATCACGGGCCTAAGTTTAATCCAGCAGCAGCAATTTGATGTCGTTCTTCTTGATATTGCAATGCCTGAGTTATCGGGCCTAGAGATTCTAGAACAATTGGATAAAAAAAATAAAATCAGGGAAAATCGAATTTATCTATTTACGGCAACACCAAATCATCGCTCAGAGATAGAAAAATGGCTAGGTCGCGGTCTTAGTGGTTATCTAAGAAAACCGATCAAACTACAAGATCTAGTACAGATTATTGAATCACAATGATGATGTGAATGGATGACCACAGACACATACTAAATGAAAAAGAACAGGAGAAAATTCTTCTTGAAGCAAACATCCAAGAGCTTGACAATGAGGCCCAAAAACT from Candidatus Nitrosotenuis aquarius encodes:
- a CDS encoding response regulator — its product is MSNSQKKVLVIDDNESITKLLASYLKIKKHDCVYTNNSITGLSLIQQQQFDVVLLDIAMPELSGLEILEQLDKKNKIRENRIYLFTATPNHRSEIEKWLGRGLSGYLRKPIKLQDLVQIIESQ